In Myxococcales bacterium, the DNA window CCCCGAGGACGCGTCGGCCCCCATCGACGCGGCTACCCCCGTCGACGCGTCCGAGCCGCTCACGCTCACGGCGTACCCGAGGCGAGGCTCGCAGGTGGACGACACGAGCGCGCCGAAGGGGCCGGGGCTCGTGATGATGGGCGGCGGGCCCGACGTCGACGCGGCCTTCGTGTGGGCGCACGATCTCGTGGTCGGCTCGAAGGCGCGCGGCGCCGACGTGGTGGTGCTGCGGGCCACCGGCGCCGACGGGTACGACGCCTACCTCGACGGGCTCGCGCAGTTCAACTCGGTGCAGACGCTGAAGATCCCCGCGAAGGCCACGTCGACCGATCTCGCGTTCGCCGCCCGTGTCGTCGGCGCGGCCGAGATCGTGTTCTTCGCCGGCGGAAACCAGGGCGACTACGTGGCGTGGGCCGGCTCGCCGCTCATGCGCGCCGTGCAAGGGGTCTACGATCGCGGGGGCGTCGTGGGGGGCACCTCCGCCGGCACGGCCATCCTAGGCGCATCGGTCAACGACGCGACGCTCGCCATCTCCGAGTCGATCACGTCGAAGACGATGATGACCGACCCGTACGACCCGAGCGTGCACTTTACACAGAACATGCTCGTCTTCCCGCCGCTCGCGCGCACCATCACCGACATGCACTTCGCCGAACGCGATCGCATGGGCAGGCTCGTCGGGTTCATGGCGCGGCAGGTGGCCGACGGCGTCGTCCCAGGTCCGTTGCCCACGGTGTACGGCGTCGCGGTCGACGAGGACACGGCGCTCGTGATCGATCCCGCGCGCTCGGGCCGGATCTTTCGCCAGCGCGGGGCGGGGGCCGTGTACGTGGTCCGCGGGGGCGCGCCCGACCGGGCCGTGCGTGGCCAGCCGCTCGTCTACCGCGACCTCACCGTGCACAAGCTCGACTCGGACGCCGCGCGCTACGATTTCGCCCGCCACTGCGGCACGGGCCGGACCTTCCCGCTCACGGCCGTCGGCTCGGCCACGTCGTACGAGTACACGCCCACGAGCCCGTACGCGGCCCAAGGCAACGTCGACACGTGCCCGTGACCGTCGAGCACGACTAAGCTCTCCTCCGTGGGTCACCTCCTCAGCGTCACGAAGAAGCCCGGCATG includes these proteins:
- a CDS encoding cyanophycinase, producing the protein MRRSWLVALSLLVACTSTPPAPAPAASTPVPVPTVSGTAPAPEDASAPIDAATPVDASEPLTLTAYPRRGSQVDDTSAPKGPGLVMMGGGPDVDAAFVWAHDLVVGSKARGADVVVLRATGADGYDAYLDGLAQFNSVQTLKIPAKATSTDLAFAARVVGAAEIVFFAGGNQGDYVAWAGSPLMRAVQGVYDRGGVVGGTSAGTAILGASVNDATLAISESITSKTMMTDPYDPSVHFTQNMLVFPPLARTITDMHFAERDRMGRLVGFMARQVADGVVPGPLPTVYGVAVDEDTALVIDPARSGRIFRQRGAGAVYVVRGGAPDRAVRGQPLVYRDLTVHKLDSDAARYDFARHCGTGRTFPLTAVGSATSYEYTPTSPYAAQGNVDTCP